A section of the Malania oleifera isolate guangnan ecotype guangnan chromosome 2, ASM2987363v1, whole genome shotgun sequence genome encodes:
- the LOC131147587 gene encoding uncharacterized protein LOC131147587, with product MMKEGRTRPYYGETSLKSSEPPFNKEITEAPLPSRFKMPAFERYEGSSDPIDHLDNFKMLMQLQRAPNAIMCRAFATTLKGTARDWYRTLRPGSIGSFQEMEQMFTGHFLSSWRVAKTTGHLMSIVQGDQETLKNFMHRFNTATLEIRNLDMGVALAALTTALQPGSFLHSLGKKPPVDMGELMIQAEKYINLEEMMDTRGNRIERKRGNNNRESGDTCRSVKRHETSALQKGQKMRGQHDKRGHLSKFIKKENPEREPLEQRRHGAKEKEEQVIGEITVIFGGSASGEDSGSARKRYAKQVLTMEKGETSSKRNRRDDVVTFDSGDEQGVQQLHDDALVLSLLVTNYMVRRILIDNGSSANIMFWLVLVGMKIGKERLKPVSTPLVGFGGDTVHPLGKITLPVTIGTTPQQVTMLTEFLVVDRPSVYNVILGRPFLNAVRAVTSTYHLRVKFPTPQGIGSAKGDQVVAWSCYVMALKGKVEAKEALTVEDLEVRGEYPQISTLHEDIKHIPLRGHQERSIQIGNHLPDTLKAELTKLLDEFSDLFHWSAAYMPGIDPAVIEHRLQVNPNH from the exons atgatgaaggagGGCAGGACTAGGCCCTACTATGGGGAAACATCCCTAAAGTCCTCGGAGCCTCCATTCAACAAAGAGATCACGGAAGCTCCATTGCccagtagattcaagatgcctgCCTTTGAGAGATACGAAGGTTCATCTGACCCCATTGATCACCTAGAtaatttcaaaatgttaatgcAGTTGCAAAGGGCTCCTAACGCCATCATGTGCCGAGCGTTTGCTACCACCCTTAAGGGTACCGCCAGAGACTGGTATCGAACTCTTCGACCAGGATCTATTGGTTCCTTCCAAGAGATGGAGCAAATGTTCACCGGTCACTTCCTTAGTAGCTGGAGAGTTGCTAAAACAACAGGCCATTTAATGAGTATAGTGCAAGGGGACCAGGAAACTCTAAAGAACTTCATGCACCGGTTCAACACAGCaaccctagaaatccgcaacttGGATATGGGGGTAGCTTTGGCCGCCTTGACAACGGCTCTTCAACCCGGAAGCTTCTTACACTCCCTAGGGAAAAAACCACCGGTGGACATGGGGGAGTTAATGATCCAAGCAGAGAAATACAtaaacctggaggagatgatggatacgagAGGAAATCGCATAGAGCGAAAAAGGGGAAACAATAACAGAGAATCTGGAGACACCTGTAGATCTGTAAAAAGGCATGAAACTAGTGCACTGCAAAAGGGTCAAAAGATGAGAGGACAGCAtgacaa gagggggcatctgtcaAAGTTTATCAAGAAAGAAAATCCAGAAAGGGAACCACTCGAGCAAAGAAGGCATGgcgcaaaagagaaggaagagcaggtCATTGGGGAGATTacggtgatcttcggaggatccgccAGTGGAGAAGACAGCGGGAGTgcacgcaaaagatatgctaagcAAGTGCTGACGATGGAgaagggggaaaccagtagcaaacgaaacaGGAGAGATGACGTCGtaacctttgacagcggagacGAACAAGGAGTGCAGCAACTGCATGATGATGCACTAGTGCTCTCCTTGCTCGTGACAAACTACATGGTCAGACGCATACTGATAGACAACGGGAGCTCGGCCAACATTATGTTCTGGTTGGTTTTGGTCGGGATGAAAATCGGCAAGGAGCGACTGAAGCCCGTCTCGACCCCCTTGGTAGGATTTGGAGGAGACACCGTTCACCCCTTGGGAAAAATCACGTTACCGGTAACAATAGGGACGACCCCGCAGCAGGTAACGATGTTGACAGAATTCCTAGTGGTTGACCGACCTTCGGtatacaatgtcatcttgggtcgccCTTTCCTTAACGCAGTTCGGGCGGTAACGTCAACATACCACCTCAGAGTTAAATTCCCTACACCACAAGGGATAGGATCTGCCAAGGGAGATCAGGTCGTCGCTTggagttgctatgtaatggccttgAAAGGGAAAGTGGAGGCTAAAGAAGCTCTAACGGTCGAAGATCTAGAAGTCAgaggagagtatccccagatcagTACGTTACACGAAGATATCAAACACATACCACTGCGAGGCCACCAGGAGAGAAGTATACAGATCGGGAATCACTTGCCCGACACCTTGAAAGCGGAGTTGACTAAACTTTTGGACGAATTCTCTGATTTGTTCCATTGGTCGGCCGCATACATGCCCGGCATCGACCCTGCTGTGATAGAGCACAGATTGCAGGTCAACCCCAACCACTGA